The genomic window AGAGCTTCGGCTTCAAGTACGGGCTGCCCCCGGATGCCGATCTCGTGGCGGACATGCGGTTCCTGCCGAACCCGTTCTGGGACGAGAACCTCCGGCCGTTCACCGGCGAGGACGCGGAGGTGCGGGACTACGTGCTCGCGCAGGAAGGGGCCGCCGACTTCCTCGACGCGTACAGCGCGGCACTGCGACCCGTACTCGAGGGATACCAGCGCGAGAACAAGAGCCACTCGGTGGTCGCCGTCGGTTGCACCGGCGGCAAGCACCGGTCGGTCGTGATGGTGCGCGAACTCGCGGAGCGCCTCGCGGCGGTGCCCGGCGTGGCCGTGCGCATCACGCATCGCGATCTCGGTCGGGAGTGATGACGCCACCGGCCGGACCGGCCGGTAGGGTGGAGGGTCGTTCCCGAAAGACCCGCGAAGGAGTCCCGTGTCGCTGACCGCTGACGTGAAGGCCGAGCTGATCACCGTGCGAGACCCGCGCCCCACCGCGCGGGTCGCCGAGCTCACGTCGCTGCTGCGATTCTCGGGAGGCCTGCACTCGATCGCGAACCGCGTCGCGGTCGAGGCCGAGCTGGACTCCGACATCCTCGCCCGGCGCACCGCCCGCGACCTCGTCGAGCTGTACGGCGTGCGGCCCGAGCTCGTGCACGTCCAGGGCTCGGGTGCCCGCACCGGCAGCCACTACGCCGTGCGCGTCATCGAAGGCGGCGAGACGCTCGCCCGCCAGACCGGCCTGCTCGACCAGCGGCGGCGACCCGTCCGCGGGCTTCCCAACAAGCTCACCACGGGCTCGCGCGGGGATCTCGCCGCCATCTGGCGGGGCGCGTTCCTCGCCGCCGGCTCGCTCACCGACCCCGGCCGCTCCGCCGCCCTCGAAATCACCTGCCCGTCGTCCGAGGCCGCGATGGCGCTCGTGGGCGCGGCCCACCGCCTCGGCATCGCAGGCAAGGCCCGCGAGGTTCGCGGCATCCCGCGGGTCGTCGTGCGCGAGGGAGAGGCGATCCGCGCCGCCCTCGCCGCCATGGGCGCCATGCGCGCCGCGGCCGAGTGGGACCAGATGCGTCAGCGCCGCGAGGTGCGCGCGGGCGTCAACCGGCTCGTCAACTTCGACGACGCCAACCTCCGCCGCTCGGCGCAGGCCGCCGTGGCCGCCTGCGCGCGCGTGGAACGGGCCCTCGCCATCCTCGGCGACGAGGTGCCCGAGCACCTGCGTCAGGCGGGCGATCTGCGACTCGCGCACCGGGATGCGAGCCTGGACGAGCTGGGACACCACGCGGACCCGCCGCTGACGAAGGATGCCGTGGCCGGCCGCATCCGCCGGCTCCTCGCGATGGCCGACAAGAAGGCCGAGATCGAGGGTCTGCCCGGCACCGAGTCCGCCGTGCCCGCGGGCATCGAGGACTGATCCCGCGCGATCCGCGGCCGGGCCATCGCACCCGAGGCTCCGCGCAGCGCGAGGCGATGCGTGGACGGGCGTGGGGACTATGTTCCACACGTCACAGTGGGAAGCAACCCCGTCGCCCGGACGTTGCCGCTCAGTAGGATGATTCCGTCACCCTCGCAGCGCCGGGGAATTCGGCGCGCGCCGACAGGAAGAAGAGAACATGGCGAAGTACACCTTGCCCGACCTCCCTTACGACTACGCCGCCCTGGAGCCGCACATCAGCGGCAAGATCATGGAGCTGCACCACAGCAAGCACCACCAGGCGTACGTCACCGGCGCGAACACCGCGCTGGAGCAGCTGGCCGAGGCGCGTGATTCCGGCAACCTGGCGAACGTGAACAAGCTCGAGAAGGACCTCGCGTTCAACCTCGGCGGGCACGTCAACCACTCGATCTTCTGGACCAACCTGTCGCCCGAGGGCGGCGGAGAGCCCGAGGGCGAGCTGCGTGCCGCGATCGACGAGTTCTTCGGCGGCTTCGACAAGTTCCAGGCGCACTTCACCGCCGCCGCGACCGGCATCCAGGGTTCCGGCTGGGCCGTCCTCAGCTGGGACGCGATCGGCGAGCAGCTCATCATCCAGCAGCTGTTCGACCAGCAGAGCAACACCGCGCAGGGCACGATCCCGGTGTTCCAGCTCGACATGTGGGAGCACGCCTTCTACCTCGACTACCTCAACGTCAAGGCTGACTACGTCAAGGCCGTCTGGAACATCGCCAACTGGCAGAACGTCGCCCAGCGCCTCGACGCCGCCCGTCAGAAGACGTCGGGCCTGCTGGTACTGTCCTAATAAGCGCGGCCGTCCCGGCGGGACTGCCCGCCGGGACGCCGTTGTCCTCGTTCGCATCGCACCAACCGCGCACTCGCGCACGACACATCTCAGGAGAAACTCCGTGACTGTCAAGATCGGCATCAACGGCTTCGGCCGCATCGGACGCAACTACCTCCGCGCGGCTCTCGCGCAGGGTGCGGACCTCGAAATCGTGGCGGTGAACGACCTCACCGACAACAAGACGCTCGCCCACCTGCTGAAGTACGACTCGGTCGGCGGCCCGCTCAGCGAGTCCGTCTCGTACGACGGCGACTCGATCACCGTCGGCGGCAAGGCCATCAAGGTCTTCGAAGAGCGCGACCCCGCGAACCTGCCCTGGGGCGAGCTCGGCGTCGACATCGTCATCGAGTCGACCGGACGCTTCACCAAGGCCGACGACGCCAAGAAGCACATCGCCGGCGGCGCCAAGAAGGTGCTCATCTCCGCTCCGGCGACCGGCGACGACGTCACCATCGTGATGGGCGTCAACGAGGGCGAGTACGACCCCGAGAACCACGTGATCATCTCGAACGCGTCGTGCACGACGAACTGCCTCGCACCCCTGGCGAAGGTCTTCAACGACGCGTTCGGCATCGAGCGCGGCTTCATGATGACCGCTCACGCCTACACGGCCGACCAGAACCTGCAGGACGGCCCCCACAGCGACCTGCGCCGTGCCCGCGCCGCCGCGATCAACATCGTGCCCGCGTCGACCGGTGCGGCCAAGGCCATCGGCCACGTGCTGCCCGAGCTGAACGGCAAGCTGAGCGGCTCCTCCTACCGGGTGCCGGTGCCGACCGGCTCGATCGTCGACCTGACGATCGTCACGCCCACCGAGGGCCTCACGGTCGAGCAGGTCAACGAGGCGTACAAGGCGGCTGCCGCCGAGGGTCGTCTCGCCGGGTACCTCGAGTACACCGAGGACCCGATCGTCTCCAGCGACATCCAGCTGAACCCGCACTCGTCGATCTTCGACTCGGAGCTGACGAACGTCAGCGGCAACCTGGTCAAGGTGTCGGCCTGGTACGACAACGAGTGGGGCTACTCCAACCGTCTCGTCGACCTCACCGAGTACGTGGCCGAGCGCCTCTAAGCGATCTCCCATGGCTCTGCGCACCCTCGATTCGCTGGGTTCGCTCGCAGGCAAGCGCGTCATCGTCCGCTGTGACCTCAACGTTCCTCTCAAGGGCGCGGTCATTGCGGACGATGGCCGTGTGCGGGCATCCCTTCCCACGCTCAACGCCCTGATCAACCAGGGTGCACGGCTCGTCGTCTGCTCGCACCTCGGCCGCCCCGAGGGCGCGCCGGACGCGAAGTACAGTCTCGCCCCGGTCGCACAGCGGCTGGCGGAGCTGCTCGGCAAGCCCGTCGCCTTCGCCCGCGACACCGTCGGCGAGTCGGCCCACGAGGCCGTCGCGGCCCTCGAGGACGGCGACGTCGCGGTCATCGAGAACCTCCGGTTCAACCCGGGCGAGACCTCGAAGGACGAGGGGGAGCGCCGCGCCTTCGCCGAACAGCTCGCCGGACTCGGCGACGCCCTCGTCTCGGACGGCTTCGGTGTCGTACACCGCAAGCAGGCCTCGGTGTACGACCTCGCAGAGATCCTGCCGTCCGCGGCCGGCCTGCTGATCGCCACCGAGCTGGACGTCCTCGATCGCCTCACCGAGAACCCCGAGCGGCCGTACACCGTCGTCCTCGGCGGCTCGAAGGTCAGCGACAAGCTGGGCGTCATCTCGCATCTGCTCCCGCGCGTCGACCGGCTGCTGATCGGCGGCGGAATGCTCTTCACGTTCCTCGCCGCGCAGGGGCACAAGGTCGGCTCGAGCCTGCTCGAGGCAGACCAGCTCGACACCGTCCGCGAGTACATGCGCCGCGCCGAGGAGTCGGGCGTGGAGCTCGTGCTGCCGACCGACGTCGTGGTGGCCTCGAAGTTCGGCGCCGACGCGGAGCACGTGGTGACGCGCGCCGATCAGATCGAAGAGACGCCGTTCGGCGCATCCGGTCTGGGGCTCGACATCGGTCCCGACACGGCGGCTCGCTTCGCGGACCTCGTCCGCGGGTCGAAGACGGTCTTCTGGAACGGCCCGATGGGCGTGTTCGAGCTCGCGCCCTTCGCGGCAGGCACCAAGGCCGTCGCGCAGGCGCTCACCGAGGTCGACGGCCTGTCGGTCGTCGGCGGTGGAGATTCCGCCGCGGCCGTCCGCCAGCTCGGGTTCGCCGACGACGCCTTCGGTCACATCTCGACCGGCGGCGGCGCCAGCCTCGAGTTCCTCGAGGGCAAGAAGCTTCCCGGACTGGAGGTCCTCGGATGGCAGTAGACAGCGCTGGTTCAACGGCTGCTGCGCAGACCAGGCGCACCCCGCTCATCGCCGGCAACTGGAAGATGAACCTCGACCACCTGCAGGCGGTCGCGTTCGTTCAGAAGCTGCACTGGACGCTTAAGGACGCGAAGCACGAGGACGGCTCGGTCGAGGTGGCGGTCTTCCCGCCGTTCACCGACATCCGCACGGTGCAGACGCTCCTCGACGCCGACAAGATCCCGTTCGCCCTCGGCGCGCAGGACATCTCGTCGCACGACTCCGGCGCCTACACCGGCGAGATCTCGGGCGCCTTCCTCGCGAAGCTCGACAACCGCTACGTGATCATCGGCCACTCCGAGCGCCGCGAGTACCACCACGAGGGCGACGACCTCGTCGCCGCGAAGGTGCAGGCAGCGCTGAAGCACGGGCTGGTCCCGGTGATCTGCGTGGGCGAGACGGCTGAGGACCTCGAGAAGCACGGCGCCAGCGCCGTGCCGGTGGGCCAGCTCCGGATCGCGCTCGAAGGCGTGAAGCCGGATGCCGACATCGTCGTGGCCTACGAGCCGGTCTGGGCCATCGGGTCCGGTCAGGCGGCGACGCCCGAGCAGGCGCAGGAGGTCTGCGCGAAGCTTCGCGAGGTCATCGCCGAGAAGCTCGGACCGGATGCCGCGGCCCGTACCCGCGTGCTCTACGGCGGGTCGGTGAAGGCCGCGAACATCGCGAGCTTCATGCGCGAGCCGGACGTGGACGGTGCGCTGGTCGGCGGGGCGAGCCTCGTCGTCGACGAGTTCGCGGCCATCATCCGGTACCAGAAGCACGTCGGCGTCTGACGCCGTTGCCGGTGGGCGGCGGGGGATTCCTCGCCGCCCGCCGGCGTACACGTATACTTGACCCTTGTGCGACCGGCGACCGATCGCAGCGAAAGGCTTCAACGACTGTGCAGATCCTCGAGTTCGTCCTGCAGGTGCTTCTCGGCATCACGAGTCTCCTGCTGACCCTTCTCATCCTGCTCCACAAGGGCCGCGGTGGCGGCCTCTCCGACATGTTCGGCGGCGGCATGACGTCCGCTCTCGGCTCGTCGGGCCTGGCAGAGCGCAACCTCAATCGCTTCACCGTGGTGCTCTCGCTGGTGTGGTTCGCGTCCATCGTGGCGCTCGGCCTGATCACGAAGTTCCAGGCCATCTGATGGCTACCGGAGGCAACGCGATCCGCGGCACCCGTGTCGGTGCCGGTCCGATGGGCGAGCAGGATCACGGCTACCACGCCGAGCGCGTGGCCATCTCGTACTGGGACGCCCTGGGCAACGAGACGGTCCGCTACTTCGCGGCGGGCATCCCCGAAGAGGAGATCCCCGAGACGATCGACTCGCCGCACTCCGGTCTGCCGGCCGGCCGCGACAAGGAGAACCCTCCCGCTGTCGCCAAGAGCGAGCCGTACAAGACCCACCTCGCGTACGTGAAGGAGCGCCGCACCGAAGAGGAAGCCGAGACGCTCCTTGACGACGCGCTGCAGCAGCTGCGCGAGCGGCGCGGTCAGGGCTGACCGGCCACGCAGACAGACAGAGAGACGAAGAAGAGCGGA from Microbacterium sp. ProA8 includes these protein-coding regions:
- the whiA gene encoding DNA-binding protein WhiA, producing the protein MSLTADVKAELITVRDPRPTARVAELTSLLRFSGGLHSIANRVAVEAELDSDILARRTARDLVELYGVRPELVHVQGSGARTGSHYAVRVIEGGETLARQTGLLDQRRRPVRGLPNKLTTGSRGDLAAIWRGAFLAAGSLTDPGRSAALEITCPSSEAAMALVGAAHRLGIAGKAREVRGIPRVVVREGEAIRAALAAMGAMRAAAEWDQMRQRREVRAGVNRLVNFDDANLRRSAQAAVAACARVERALAILGDEVPEHLRQAGDLRLAHRDASLDELGHHADPPLTKDAVAGRIRRLLAMADKKAEIEGLPGTESAVPAGIED
- a CDS encoding Fe-Mn family superoxide dismutase, whose amino-acid sequence is MAKYTLPDLPYDYAALEPHISGKIMELHHSKHHQAYVTGANTALEQLAEARDSGNLANVNKLEKDLAFNLGGHVNHSIFWTNLSPEGGGEPEGELRAAIDEFFGGFDKFQAHFTAAATGIQGSGWAVLSWDAIGEQLIIQQLFDQQSNTAQGTIPVFQLDMWEHAFYLDYLNVKADYVKAVWNIANWQNVAQRLDAARQKTSGLLVLS
- the gap gene encoding type I glyceraldehyde-3-phosphate dehydrogenase; this encodes MTVKIGINGFGRIGRNYLRAALAQGADLEIVAVNDLTDNKTLAHLLKYDSVGGPLSESVSYDGDSITVGGKAIKVFEERDPANLPWGELGVDIVIESTGRFTKADDAKKHIAGGAKKVLISAPATGDDVTIVMGVNEGEYDPENHVIISNASCTTNCLAPLAKVFNDAFGIERGFMMTAHAYTADQNLQDGPHSDLRRARAAAINIVPASTGAAKAIGHVLPELNGKLSGSSYRVPVPTGSIVDLTIVTPTEGLTVEQVNEAYKAAAAEGRLAGYLEYTEDPIVSSDIQLNPHSSIFDSELTNVSGNLVKVSAWYDNEWGYSNRLVDLTEYVAERL
- a CDS encoding phosphoglycerate kinase — encoded protein: MALRTLDSLGSLAGKRVIVRCDLNVPLKGAVIADDGRVRASLPTLNALINQGARLVVCSHLGRPEGAPDAKYSLAPVAQRLAELLGKPVAFARDTVGESAHEAVAALEDGDVAVIENLRFNPGETSKDEGERRAFAEQLAGLGDALVSDGFGVVHRKQASVYDLAEILPSAAGLLIATELDVLDRLTENPERPYTVVLGGSKVSDKLGVISHLLPRVDRLLIGGGMLFTFLAAQGHKVGSSLLEADQLDTVREYMRRAEESGVELVLPTDVVVASKFGADAEHVVTRADQIEETPFGASGLGLDIGPDTAARFADLVRGSKTVFWNGPMGVFELAPFAAGTKAVAQALTEVDGLSVVGGGDSAAAVRQLGFADDAFGHISTGGGASLEFLEGKKLPGLEVLGWQ
- the tpiA gene encoding triose-phosphate isomerase — encoded protein: MAVDSAGSTAAAQTRRTPLIAGNWKMNLDHLQAVAFVQKLHWTLKDAKHEDGSVEVAVFPPFTDIRTVQTLLDADKIPFALGAQDISSHDSGAYTGEISGAFLAKLDNRYVIIGHSERREYHHEGDDLVAAKVQAALKHGLVPVICVGETAEDLEKHGASAVPVGQLRIALEGVKPDADIVVAYEPVWAIGSGQAATPEQAQEVCAKLREVIAEKLGPDAAARTRVLYGGSVKAANIASFMREPDVDGALVGGASLVVDEFAAIIRYQKHVGV
- the secG gene encoding preprotein translocase subunit SecG, whose translation is MQILEFVLQVLLGITSLLLTLLILLHKGRGGGLSDMFGGGMTSALGSSGLAERNLNRFTVVLSLVWFASIVALGLITKFQAI
- a CDS encoding RNA polymerase-binding protein RbpA, whose protein sequence is MATGGNAIRGTRVGAGPMGEQDHGYHAERVAISYWDALGNETVRYFAAGIPEEEIPETIDSPHSGLPAGRDKENPPAVAKSEPYKTHLAYVKERRTEEEAETLLDDALQQLRERRGQG